A genomic segment from Barrientosiimonas humi encodes:
- a CDS encoding NADP-dependent isocitrate dehydrogenase, with amino-acid sequence MQKITVKNPIVELDGDEMTRIIWAFIKDRLIHPYVDVDLKYYDLGIENRDATDDQVTVDAAKAIKEYGVGVKCATITPDEARVEEFGLKEMWKSPNGTIRNILGGVIFREPIIIGNVPRLVPGWKQPIVIGRHAHGDQYKSQNFKVPGAGTVTISYAPADGGEVQTYEIAEFGDDGGVAMGMYNFDDSIRDFARASFNYGLQRKYPVYLSTKNTILKAYDGQFKDIFQHVFDTEFKDKFDAVGITYEHRLIDDMVAAAMKWEGGYVWACKNYDGDVQSDVVAQGFGSLGLMTSVLMSPDGKTVEAEAAHGTVTRHYRQHQQGKATSTNPIASIFAWTRGLAHRGKLDGTPEVTQFAETLERVCIETVESGKMTKDLALLISPEQEFLTTEEFLAAIDENLQKAMG; translated from the coding sequence ATGCAGAAGATCACGGTCAAGAACCCCATCGTCGAGCTCGACGGTGACGAGATGACGCGCATCATCTGGGCGTTCATCAAGGACCGGCTCATCCACCCCTACGTCGACGTCGACCTGAAGTACTACGACCTCGGGATCGAGAACCGCGACGCCACCGACGACCAGGTGACCGTGGACGCGGCCAAGGCCATCAAGGAGTACGGCGTCGGCGTCAAGTGCGCCACCATCACCCCCGACGAGGCGCGGGTCGAGGAGTTCGGCCTGAAGGAGATGTGGAAGAGCCCGAACGGGACGATCCGCAACATCCTCGGCGGCGTGATCTTCCGCGAGCCGATCATCATCGGCAACGTGCCGCGGCTGGTGCCGGGCTGGAAGCAGCCGATCGTCATCGGCCGTCACGCGCACGGCGACCAGTACAAGTCGCAGAACTTCAAGGTGCCGGGCGCCGGCACGGTCACGATCTCGTACGCGCCGGCTGACGGTGGCGAGGTGCAGACGTACGAGATCGCCGAGTTCGGCGACGACGGCGGCGTCGCGATGGGCATGTACAACTTCGACGACTCGATCCGCGACTTCGCGCGGGCGTCGTTCAACTACGGCCTGCAGCGCAAGTACCCCGTCTACCTGTCGACGAAGAACACGATCCTCAAGGCGTACGACGGGCAGTTCAAGGACATCTTCCAGCACGTCTTCGACACCGAGTTCAAGGACAAGTTCGACGCCGTCGGCATCACCTACGAGCACCGGCTGATCGACGACATGGTCGCCGCCGCGATGAAGTGGGAGGGCGGCTACGTCTGGGCGTGCAAGAACTACGACGGCGACGTGCAGTCCGACGTCGTCGCGCAGGGCTTCGGCTCGCTCGGCCTGATGACCTCGGTGCTGATGAGCCCCGACGGCAAGACCGTCGAGGCCGAGGCGGCGCACGGCACGGTCACCCGCCACTACCGCCAGCACCAGCAGGGCAAGGCCACCTCGACCAACCCGATCGCCTCGATCTTCGCCTGGACGCGCGGCCTCGCGCACCGCGGCAAGCTCGACGGCACCCCCGAGGTCACCCAGTTCGCCGAGACCCTGGAGCGCGTCTGCATCGAGACCGTCGAGTCCGGCAAGATGACCAAGGACCTGGCGCTGCTGATCTCGCCGGAGCAGGAGTTCCTCACCACCGAGGAGTTCCTGGCTGCGATCGACGAGAACCTGCAGAAGGCGATGGGCTGA
- a CDS encoding TetR/AcrR family transcriptional regulator, producing MTRRNEVPRTRVQRRHLATVEEVKEIARERLVREGAATLSLRAIARDMGVVPSALYRYFPSHAHLLEALADDAATSMLEHVRMAGAVVPSTDHRGRWVAQLRAYRTWVMSHVPGYTLNFGPAPERHTEHPPDDVVRRIVGQLARTLQDANDDGTLDLLNHPIGEAIAVQVEIPGMLDVEVDPKVFSIALAAWTAIHGSVALEATGRLPLSDKAADDYFEAQLAGLTLAIGFDHQ from the coding sequence ATGACCAGGCGCAACGAGGTCCCCAGGACCAGGGTCCAGCGACGCCACCTCGCGACGGTCGAGGAGGTCAAGGAGATCGCGCGCGAGCGGCTGGTGCGCGAGGGCGCGGCCACGCTGTCGCTGCGGGCGATCGCGCGCGACATGGGCGTCGTCCCGTCCGCGCTCTACCGCTACTTCCCCAGCCACGCCCACCTGCTCGAGGCGCTCGCCGACGACGCGGCCACCTCGATGCTGGAGCACGTGCGCATGGCCGGCGCGGTCGTGCCGAGCACCGACCACCGCGGCCGGTGGGTCGCCCAGCTGCGGGCGTACCGCACCTGGGTGATGAGCCACGTGCCCGGCTACACCCTCAACTTCGGCCCCGCGCCCGAGCGGCACACCGAGCACCCGCCGGACGACGTGGTGCGGCGCATCGTGGGCCAGCTGGCCCGCACGCTGCAGGACGCCAACGACGACGGCACGCTGGACCTGCTCAACCACCCGATCGGCGAGGCCATCGCGGTGCAGGTCGAGATCCCGGGCATGCTCGACGTCGAGGTCGACCCCAAGGTGTTCAGCATCGCGCTGGCCGCCTGGACCGCGATCCACGGCAGCGTCGCGCTGGAGGCCACCGGCCGCCTGCCGCTGTCCGACAAGGCCGCCGACGACTACTTCGAGGCGCAGCTAGCGGGACTGACCCTCGCCATCGGCTTCGACCACCAGTGA
- a CDS encoding nucleotide sugar dehydrogenase — translation MSITAAIIGQGYVGLPLATRAAEVGITVVGFDIHPGLVDQLNSGKSHIDDVSDDELAAALAAGYRATSDAGDLATADVVVVCVPTPLAEEGGPDLSAVQAAARTLGEHLSEGTTVILESTTYPGTTEEVFAPLVLGDRLTLDENVWIAFSPERVDPGNPTYGIRNTPKVVGGLTPESTRRAVEFYEQFIDTVVEVKGAKEAEMAKLLENTFRHVNIALVNEMVRFCEELDIDLWDSIDAASTKPFGFMPFRPGPGVGGHCIPVDPSYLSHRVKAKLGYAFRMVELAEEVNLAAPTYVAERVWRQLNDQGKAAKGAKVLLVGVTYKPNIADMRETPAEPLAEKLLSWGVDVSYFDPYVPTWEAGGVTMTSATDVEKSASEADLVVLLQQHSTIDLDRVVAEAPAVLDTRGVLNPGDKVVRL, via the coding sequence GTGAGCATCACCGCTGCCATCATCGGCCAGGGTTACGTCGGCCTGCCGCTCGCGACCCGCGCCGCTGAGGTCGGGATCACGGTCGTCGGTTTCGACATCCACCCCGGACTGGTCGACCAGCTGAACTCGGGCAAGTCGCACATCGACGACGTGAGCGACGACGAGCTGGCCGCGGCGCTCGCCGCCGGCTACCGCGCGACCAGCGACGCCGGCGACCTGGCCACGGCCGACGTGGTGGTGGTCTGCGTCCCGACGCCGCTCGCCGAGGAGGGCGGCCCCGACCTGTCGGCCGTCCAGGCCGCCGCGCGCACGCTCGGTGAGCACCTCTCCGAGGGCACGACCGTCATCCTGGAGTCCACGACCTACCCGGGCACGACCGAAGAGGTCTTCGCGCCGCTGGTGCTCGGTGACCGCCTGACGCTGGACGAGAACGTGTGGATCGCCTTCTCGCCGGAGCGGGTCGACCCGGGGAACCCGACCTACGGGATCAGGAACACCCCGAAGGTCGTGGGCGGTCTCACGCCTGAGTCGACCAGGCGGGCCGTGGAGTTCTACGAGCAGTTCATCGACACGGTGGTTGAGGTCAAGGGCGCCAAAGAGGCCGAGATGGCCAAGCTGCTCGAGAACACCTTCCGCCACGTCAACATCGCCCTGGTCAACGAGATGGTCCGGTTCTGCGAGGAGCTGGACATCGACCTGTGGGACTCGATCGACGCAGCCTCGACCAAGCCCTTCGGGTTCATGCCCTTCCGGCCCGGCCCTGGGGTCGGGGGTCACTGCATCCCGGTCGACCCGTCCTACCTGTCGCACCGGGTGAAGGCCAAGCTCGGGTACGCCTTCCGCATGGTCGAGCTGGCCGAGGAGGTCAACCTCGCGGCCCCGACCTACGTGGCCGAGCGGGTGTGGCGACAGCTCAACGACCAGGGCAAGGCGGCCAAGGGCGCCAAGGTCCTGCTGGTCGGCGTCACCTACAAGCCGAACATCGCCGACATGCGAGAGACCCCGGCGGAGCCGCTCGCCGAGAAGCTGCTGTCGTGGGGCGTCGACGTGAGCTACTTCGACCCCTACGTGCCGACCTGGGAGGCCGGGGGAGTGACCATGACCTCGGCGACCGATGTCGAGAAGTCCGCGAGCGAGGCCGACCTCGTCGTCCTGCTGCAGCAGCACTCCACGATCGACCTGGACCGCGTCGTCGCCGAGGCGCCGGCCGTGCTCGACACCCGCGGCGTGCTGAACCCCGGCGACAAGGTTGTCCGCCTGTAG